The Lactuca sativa cultivar Salinas chromosome 2, Lsat_Salinas_v11, whole genome shotgun sequence genome includes the window gtttgttgttgttgttgattcgtTGTTGCTGTTCGATTTCTTGTTGTCCGATTGATTGCTTCCGTTGGTTTGTTACTCCTCTCATTCTCATATTGCTATAGTGTCAATGTGGTTATTTATTCATTGTCAAACATGACCGGAAAGGATGATTCCCTTCAGTCAATCAGTACTCGTTTGGATGGAAAGAATTATATGTATTGGAGTTACGTTATGAAGAGCTTCCTTCATGAGAAGAATATGTGGGGCTATGTCACTGGGACTAAAGCCAAACCCTTAATACCTCAAACTGAGAATTTTTATTTGTTACTTGATGCTTGGGAAACTGATAACTCCAAGGTAATTACTTGGATTAATAACTTGATGTCAAGAATGCTTTTTTGAATGGTAACCTCCGTGAAGAGGTTTATATGACTCCTCCCCTAGGAATTCAACACCGGTCGGGTGAGGTTTGTCGGCTTCGCAAAGCTTTGTATGGTCTCAAGCAAGCCCCTCGTGCTTGGTTTGAAAAATTCTCCATAGTGATTACCTCTCTTGGATTTATCCAGAGTAATCACGATTCTGCTTTGTTTATTAGATGCTCGAGTGTAGGACGGATTCTTCTGTCCTTATATGTGGATGGCATCATTATTACGGGTGATGACCATGGTGGTATTGAGTCTTTGAAGCATGATCTAGCCTATCGAtttgctatgaaggatttgggattgttgcGTTATTTCTTGGGTATTGAGGTAGCTCAGTCTAAGAAAGGGTATCTTCTTTCTCAGAATAAATATATATCTAACTTGTTTACACGGGCATGCCTTTCTGACAATCGGACTGTTGATACTCCTCTTGAAACCAATGCACGATACTCTCCTACTTATGGTGATCCTTTATCCGATCCGAACCTTTCTCGCACTGTTGTGGGAAGCTTGGTCTATCTCACAGTTATTCGTCCATATACTGCTCATGTTGTTCATGTTGTCAGTTACTTTGTTATTGCCCCTACCTCTGTTCATTGGGGAGTTGTTCTTCGTATTCTGAGATATCTTCGTGGCACTTAGTTTCAGACCCTCTTGTTTCCCTCGACGTCTTTTCTTGAGTTACGTGCCTATAGTGATGCTGATTGGGATGTTGATCGCCATGATCGTAAGTCCACCACTGGATTTTGCGTATTTCTTGGAGAGTCTCTCATTTCATGTAAGAGCAAGAAACAAGATGTTGTCTCTAGATCTTCCACGGAGGCTGAATATCGTGTTACGACTGTAACTACATGTGAGATTATCTGGTTACAGTGGCTGCTTGTAGATATGGGAGTTCGTATTTCTTCATCTACTCCCTTGCATTGTGATAACAAAAGTGCGATACAAATTGCAAAGAATTCAGTTTTTCTTGAGCAGACGAAGCATATTGAGATTGATTGTCATTTGACCTGTCATCACATGTAGCTCAAGACCATATCGCTTCCATTTGTTTCATCAACCTTGCAGCTTGCGGATATTTTTACGAAGGCTCTATCGGCTTCTCAGTTTTGGTTCTTATGTGACAAACTCCCAATGCTTATTGTTGCAGCATTGTAAGTTTGAGGGGGGGTGTTAGCTTATATATTATTAGCATACTTGTTTGTGGGCTCTTTAGTCTTTAGCTCATTAGGGTTTTGTTTAGCTAATATTTATATTTGCTTTATTCTTTGTAGTCTTTATGCCTTTCATTGAGACCCCTTgtaatttctttttattataaCCATATGACGATGTTATCAACTTCAAGTTTTCGATATGATTATTCTCCTGATAAACAAAATTTTGATCTTCCAATAAGAAAAGTCTCATCAGGAAAATGAAAATGAGTTCACAACTCATAATGGAGTTAGCATTCGTCATTTTCAACATGAGttttttttactctctctctctctctctctctctctctctatatatatatatatatatatatatatatatatatatatatatatatatatatatatatatgctattttttgttatatgtatttataaaataatatatattttagtGATTAtcattatgttttaattaataaagttatgtttttcatatttatcatgttttgattatttatgaTGGTATTTATTTACATATTATATTAAatgtatataaatgatattatttttaaaattttattgtgGCCTTTAAAATACATTAAAGATTAATAAGGGCATGTACTATATTTTTAATGCTCGTTTATAACTCATATCCATAAGTTTTACAAAATTagatttttaaataattaaagattaaatataataataaaactatttaataataaaagtaaataaacaaaatatttgttaaaaatattacataataaataaaatatttattaaagttttaaataattaaagattaaatgtaataataaaaatatgtagTTAAAATCTGCAAAACAATTGTCTAAAAGAGTGTGATTGTCGTCCCAAACATGATtacatgtttttatttttgacATGTGTTGAAAAAAGGATAGAATGTTACCAAAATGAAGTCTTATAaacaatttaattaataaaaataatcaagttgtttttgttattttaacaaaataactatttttttcGGTGCATAATATTTCATAGTCTGAGTATGGGAACCGTAGTGATCAGAGGCGGAGCTAGAAATTTCAGACAAGAAGAGCTTACATTTATAGTTCTATATAAAAAAATCTATAACTTTTGGTCAAAACTAACAACTCTAAGTTAAAGACAATAATCTCAACAAGTAATTTAAAAATCAAGTCACATATCAAAATAGATATATAAAACCAACAACCCAAAAAATTCAAGAACAAAATGTAAAAGTTACATAGAAACACAGTCAAATATAAAGGCAGTGAACCAatttgttgtgtgtgtgtgtgtgagagagagagagagattttgctAGTGAGAAAGAACGAGGGAGTTACATTCAACCAGAGGTCGGGAGCTCAAGACGGTGAGCGATGAGATCTTAAATCAACGAGACAATGACCGACAACATCTCAAGACATCGAGACAATGACTACGAAGAGCAAAGGTTTACACATGGAATATTATTTAACAGTGTTACTAGTTAGTGATGACCGAATAGCAAGAAATGACATAGATTGGTTAGggtttatattttttgttttgggattttcttcattaacatttttttagttttaaagactaattgtatGTTTTGTTGGacaaagtattttaaatttttgatAGAATTGAATTTATGATTGTGATTTTTAAGACTTTAAATTTGAGATTTAGATTATCTTTTGCGATAATTTTTCTAATTAAGTGGAAGAGTTTAAAAAATCAGTAATTACACATCATTATTTGTCATTTTGtaatatgttttaaaaaaatgatttttttgattttgaaaGAAGGGAGTAGCCATTATTCAACCATAAAAGTGGGGCATGAGAATgcataattatttaatatataaataattaaaaaaacaatatcTCCAGTAAAAAATCAAAGTTATAAGGATAGCGGTGGGTTTAAGTGGAATTAATTAATAACCAATCTATGTAGAGCGTATGGTATAGTTAATTAAGCTTTACAAGTATATCAATTGAAATAGTTAGACCATTTTCATGAGTTCAACTTAACTAGGGAAAGGAAAGGAAATGGGTGGAAGTAGTAaggaaataaaagaaattaatgtTCTCAAGTTTCACTAAAAGAAAAAAGTAGAAAGAAATTGAATGATTATTTTctctcctaactttccttccgatttggaaGGATTTGGAGAGAAAGAATAAAATGATCAATTTTCCTCTCACTTCTCGTCAACTTGGGAACACAAAATacaaatttcttttcttttcttttttcttcttttctctccttactttcttttcctttcttttgGTTTCTTTATTAAAACTCGGGAATAGGCGTTAGGGGTAGCACAACACCGACATGCCTCTGCATTGGCTCCGCCATGGAGGTGATATTCTGGagtgtccatatatatatatatatatatatatatatatatatatatatagagagagagagagagagagagagctaggttaaaATATAGatgacatctattgtgcggacgtgtgtgGACAGTGCTATTCCATGAGAATAACTAATAGAATAGATTGTTTGGTAATATGAATACATTCAATCACACATAATTATCATCATTATcatacattctcactaattattatttatttttattctcaCACATCTTTTTTCACTCATTCTCATTCTTACAGAATATGATTATCAAGAACACATTATGACAGAATGAGAAGCATAAAAAAGAGTCCATAATACCTTTATAGACGATTTAACTACTGAAATTGTGTGATAATGATAATAGTTATGTGAGGTTGAACTTATTAACATTATCAAACAACAAATTATTGTAgtcattctcacagaatagcaCTGTCCACATGTTCGCATAATAGATGTTCATCTACATttgaacctagccctatatatatatatatatatatatatatatatatatatatatagagagagagagagagagagagagctagcttcaaatgtttctagcagctattgtgtgcatgaatgcgccaataggaatttaggaaaaaataaatagttaaataaatcatttaagggtattatagtaatctttgcataTTTAATTATGATAGATAATGAATATATTGTTTattattgtaacgccccgttcttgaAATATCTAATTTTGGGTTCCTAAgagcaagagtaagggcgtttcggtccttgatgtggatatagagtttgGCAAGAACGGCTTATGATGGAGGAGAGGTTGTAAATTAAAGATGTGGGCAGCCATGGTCCCTTAAGGGGGAAAATTTAGCAAAGGGGTCCCTTGCATGCGCGCTTGTggttggctgggtacgcccagcgtaagctggacaTACGCCCAGCCTAGTGGAGGAAAGGAACGCGGAGGTCTcttgatgtacgcccagcgtactggatgtacgcccagcatacgtctatcgtccagaaaccctaaatttagggtcagccactatataaggaacataatggttcttaccctagcctccataagcactctcttaacctcagaaaccctagatagtcgtcccacctccattgttgggtgtgtttggccttggaaagcttattttggcaaagagagtcttgaagaagaaataagaagttgtcaaagaaggagttgtgtggctggagcttgtagatctggaaagACATCATATTCTGAggctcttttgaggtaaaaagtctctagcttgacaatcatattgtgtagatctatgtgttgcgaagttttgacatcattcttgtcccaaaaaccctcatcttgatgcatgtttcgagttggttgagattagctgtccttttagaccttaagAGAGGTCTTGggtaagaaaaatgaggtcccaagggctttggttgtctcacatgtgttatagataggtcttaatggattaagaccttggattaagagctttatggacgtcccatgtaataaagtttgagactttatgaatcctaggcatatttggtctatggatctgaagtttggacttaAGAGCTAAAGCCATTAAGATCTTATGAGATGTTGTAGTTCagcggagttacgcccagcgtaactgagagtacgcccagcgtagtgggtcTGTGTCCCAACTCCGTTTCGCGAGCAtcgttgtacgcccagcgtactccctctgttgggttttcattttgggccttaggagattgggctgttattgggctacTAGATCTTGGgtcgtgactggacattatggatggagtattgtggactcactaattattatggaccttggatctagcccatttggtgaggtgggcccaatttagtaaattgggccaatattgggctttgcttcagacttttggtctttgggccattagtgggcttgagagcttatctagtgatgggcctttcatattttgaattgtgggccttagtcatggaccagattgagttaagggtaaattggtcaatttacccttggaaggatattgtgtttggtctaatggttattttgctgcttcggatagttcgggattttcggtgaggcggtgattcgggaatctgcttcttcagttcagagtttcggcagttgcgaggtgagttatcctcactatatcaacagggtctaaggcaccaaggccggccttttatcggattgtgatccgggtatcgttgttacgTTATCGCTTTGCTATgtctacatcctggtagttaggatggtattatgctaaagaccggttaggtcggtatcctggttaggatgatgttatgttacgTGATTTGCTTGATCGGcttgattgaatgtgaattgttatatgattgaatgtttatgtgcacatggttgttggactggggttgggttgaggcgggtcctgctttgtgttgtaggccaacatacccagggtggaccggttgtcccgaaggcccagcgagcggtccggataggatgtaggccccgagagggcggaccagacgtgccgaggctctgtgagtggaccaggccgactgaaggcccagtgcgggcggaccagtcacactgtagactcatagagtggaccaggtggattgaaggcccggtgcgggtagaccaatcacactgtagaatcgatgtatatggctagactcggagggtggaccaggtggactgaaggccggtgcggcggaccagtcacacagtagacccgaagtgcatggctgttctgtgttctgttatgttatggcatgttgtgcgtgtatggtatatgtggttggtattttgggggtatctcactaagctttcgggcttacagttgtggtttaatgtttttcaggttcttcaggagaccgtggcaagacaaaggcgtgatcgtaccgctcctcatgattttgttttatgatgtgattctgggaagactctgatgataattgtattgaaaacctttttgtaataataatGAAacggggttgtttttgaaaagtttaaattggttggaaattttatggtcgttacaattaTTCCTTTAAATATGGGATGTAAAAGTCAAAATTTGTTGAAAAAAACCCTAGCCGATTCTTTTTTTCTCTTTCTCTGGAATTCATCTTCACGTCTCCTCTCCTCTCCTCTCTAATATGTTAATCTGTATACAATATTTCACTTCTAAATTTCAGATTTCTGTGGAGAGATATCAAGGGAGGAGGACGATTGTCGATTGCCTGCCCTTTGGCTTCCAAATTCAAACCCCAACTACATTTCCCCCCCAATTTCCCTTTGGCTTTGTCGATTTATTGCCCCTTTACTTTTGGATACAGTTGTTGATTGTTGTTTGCCTGCAATCGACAAATCCACAATCTGTAATAGtcacttttgaattttgattgttttgtgaattactattttttgttttgtgatgaatttgatgttttttgttattattatgttatgttttgtttCTTTTTCAAGTTTCAGATCATCAATCACTCTACATGCATgatataattataattatggCAGTGTTTGTACACTTGATTAGTCTTGTGAATTAGTTAAATAAACACAATTTTATTTGTCAACACAGGCTGCAGCTTTAGCTATGGATGAATCAATCTTATTTGATGATCAAGTAGAGAATCTTATCAAATTTTGTCCTACTAAACAAGAAATGGAGCTTCTAATGGTGAGAACATAACTTCATACTTATATTTATTTATGTAGTGAAAAAGTTGCAGTTTTCATTCATGTATTGATCTTCTTCATAGTCCTTTTTTCTATTTATATTGTTAGGTTTTTTTTAATGCATCTTAATGTCGATCATTCTGCTAGAATGGAATATCGAATTCTAATTTTGTCAGAATAAAATCTTGAATTCCTTGTCAACTTAAGCAGTGAATTACCGTAATCAATTCTGTCATAATAAAATTGGTTTCTATTCTTGTTATTGGTCTCAATTCTTATAGAATGACATCCTCAATAATGAAACAttacattctttcagaataataTACATTGCAAGTTTAAGGATGATTGTTAATGTTGGTTTGTAGAAATTATAGTTATATTTTATTTGAATGTATATCACATTCTATTAGAATTGAttgttttattatatttaatgcactaaaatttttaatatttgaaagttgattatgttttccttgtgaatttaggttttgaagaggttGTCATTAATGTGGAAAATAAAGAAAACATGGAGAACGATAttgtattctaacagaatgtattATGACAgaatgtattctgtcagaatagattagtgttttgttagattttgatgtttttttttcttttttaaccatttctagttttaatctttaagaataaatgtaatcC containing:
- the LOC111888841 gene encoding uncharacterized mitochondrial protein AtMg00810-like → MTGKDDSLQSISTRLDGKNYMYWSYVMKSFLHEKNMWGYVTGTKAKPLIPQTENFYLLLDAWETDNSKSNHDSALFIRCSSVGRILLSLYVDGIIITGDDHGGIESLKHDLAYRFAMKDLGLLRYFLGIEVAQSKKGYLLSQNKYISNLFTRACLSDNRTVDTPLETNARYSPTYGDPLSDPNLSRTVVGSLVYLTVIRPYTAHVVHVVSYFVIAPTSVHWGVVLRILRYLRGT